The proteins below are encoded in one region of Scyliorhinus torazame isolate Kashiwa2021f chromosome 8, sScyTor2.1, whole genome shotgun sequence:
- the LOC140428698 gene encoding uncharacterized protein: MGLPKGSKGTDAGASVGKLLEKLLGEGVFDRPLEVDRAQGLMRKPQELSLSLSLSLSLSVSLSLCLCLVSLISVSLCLSLSLSLSLCLSLCLSLSLSLSLSLSLSLSVSLSVSLSLCLSLSLSLSLSVSLSLCLSRSLSLALCLSRSLSLSLALCLSLSLSVSLSRSLSLSLALCLSLCLSLSLCVSLSLSVSLSLSLSLSLSHLSVSVSLSLSLSLSVSLSLSLSLSLSRSLSLSSLCLSLSLSLSLSVSLSLSLSLCLSLSVSLSVSLSLSRSLSRSLSRSLSLSLSLSLCLSLSLSLCLSLSVSLSLSLSLSLSLSLSLSLSLSLCLSLCLSLCLSLCLSLCLSLALSLPLSLSLCLSLSVSLSLSLSRSLSLSSLCLSLSLSLSLSLSLSLSVSLSLSLSLSLCLSLSVSLSLSLSLCLSLSVSLALSLALSLALSLALSLSLCLSLSVSLSLSLSRSLSVSLSLCLSLSLSLSLSVSLCLSLSVSLSVSLSLSLSLSRSLSRSLSLALSLSLCLSLSLSVSLSVSLSVSLSLSLALSLALSRSLSRSLSRSLSRSLSLSLCLSLALSLALSLALSLALSLALSLALSLSLCLSLSVSVSLSLSLCLSLSLCLSLSLSLCLSLSLSLCLSLSVSLSLSLSRSLSRSLSRSLSRSLSRSLSRSLSLSLSLSLCLCLSLARSLSLSLSVSLSLSLCLSLSLSLCLSLSVSLSLSLSLCLSVSVSLSLSLCLSLSVSLSLSLSLCLSLSVSLALSLALSLALSLSLCLSLCSSCCLFLTRTIPLAD; encoded by the coding sequence ctctcgctctctctctctctctctctctctctctctgtctctctgtctctctgtctctgtctcgtctctctcatctctgtctctctctgtctctctctctctctctctctctctctctgtctctctctctgtctctctctgtctctctctctgtctctctctctgtctctctctctctctgtctctctctctgtctctctctctctctgtctctctctctctctgtctctctctctctctgtctctctctctctctgtctctctcgctctctctctctcgctctctgtctctctcgctctctgtctctctctctcgctctctgtctctctctctcgctctctgtctctctctctcgctctctgtctctctctctcgctctctgtctctctctgtgtctctctctctctctctgtgtctctctctctctctctgtctctctgtctctgtctctctcgctctctctctctcatctctctgtctctgtctctctctcgctctctctgtctctctctgtgtctctctctctctctctgtctctgtctctctctcgctctctctctctctcatctctctgtctctctctctctctgtctctctctctctctgtctctctctctctgtctctctctctctgtctctctctctctgtctctctctctgtctctctgtctctctctcgctctctctctcgctctctctctcgctctctctctctctctctgtctctctctctctgtctctctctgtctctctctctctgtctctctctctctgtctctctctctctgtctctctctctgtctctctctctgtctctctctctgtctctctctctgtctctctgtctctctctctgtctctctctctgtctctctctctgtctctctctctgtctctctctcgctctctctctccctctctctctctctctctgtctctctctctctgtctctctgtctctgtctctctctcgctctctctctctctcatctctctgtctctctctctctctgtctctctctctctctctctctctgtctctctctgtctctctctctctgtctctctctctgtctctctgtctctctctctctgtctctctctctctgtctctctctctctgtctctctctctctgtctctctcgctctctctctcgctctctctctcgctctctctctcgctctctctctctctctctgtctctctctctctgtctctctgtctctgtctctctctcgctctctctctgtctctctctctctctgtctctctctctctctctctctgtctctctctgtctctctctgtctctctctctctgtctctctctctgtctctctgtctctctctctgtctctctctcgctctctctctcgctctctctctctcgctctgtctctctctctctgtctctctctgtctctctctgtctctctctctgtctctctctctgtctctctctcgctctctctcgctctctctctcgctctctctcgctctctctctcgctctctctctcgctctctctctcgctctctctctctctctctctgtctctctctcgctctctctctcgctctctctctcgctctctctctcgctctctctctcgctctctctctcgctctctctctctctctctgtctctctctctctgtctctgtctctctctcgctctctctctgtctctctctctctctctgtctctctctctctctctctctctgtctctctctgtctctctctctctgtctctctctctctgtctctctctctctgtctctctctcgctctctctctcgctctctctctcgctctctctctcgctctctctctcgctctctctctcgctctctctctctctctctgtctctctctctctgtctctgtctctctctcgctcgctctctgtctctctctctctctgtctctctctctctctctctctgtctctctctgtctctctctctctgtctctctctctctgtctctctctctctgtctctctctctctgtctctctgtctctgtctctctgtctctctctctctgtctctctctctctgtctctctctctctgtctctctctctctgtctctctctctctgtctctctcgctctctctctcgctctctctctcgctctctctctctctctctgtctctctctctgctcctcatgTTGTTTATTTCTAACCCGAACAATCCCTCTGGCAGATTGA